gaCCCCCTGCATCCTCTCAATAAGCTGCAGGAGGCATGGAGGTAGGTagcatttcctctcttctttcctttattcttccctccctgcctgccttccccatGCTTAGTGGATGCAGCCATCTTTGTTAAGTTACCACCCCCTAGATTTATCCTCCATTCTTAGGGCTAAACTATCAGCCATTCCCCCTGCCTTAAATCTGAGCCACCAGTCCCACCATTCTCAGCATTTTACACACTCTCAGAAAGAGCCCCATTAAGCCCATAGGGATATAAAATCCTGCCCAAGTCCTTGCCAGTGATTTTCTCTCTTTGGTTATAAATGAGATTGGTAGGAAAGATTCTCTGTAGTAAtcagactgggcttccctgaaTTCAGCTACTGGGGAGGGAATTTCTAGGCcaaacctttttctttctccccaggaGTGTTCACTACCCCCCTGAGACTGCAAGCATCATGTTGATGGCCCGGATGGTGGCCACAGTGAAACAGGTGAGCCCACCTGATCTCAGGGAAGCTGACTCCGGCCTCATTCGAcccttggcctcagttttcttctcacCTTAACACTCTGGCTTGGATACAGAGTTCCTTCTGGGCTTCCCAAAGGAGAGCTGCTTGCTGTGTAAACCTTAGGAGTAGCTAACCATAAATCTAGCAGGGGACGTGGGGGCGCATCTTGCCTGTGGTCTGTGATCTATGGATGACTCCCTGTGCAGCAGCAGTTCATATATAAGCGCCACCTTTTCAGAACTGTGTCTCTTAGAtaaagcaagagaagccactctGACCCCTTTAGTATTGTTGCTCCTCAGCCTCGTTCTCCTATTTTCCCAAGTGTCGTGAACTGGCTAGCTTGGCACCAGCTGGGAAGATGGTTGGgtgtgggcagggtggggaggaagggtctACTTAGAAGCTCATGTGTGATGGTGTTTCTCAGGGCAGGGGCTTTAGAATAACAGCTTACTCCTCTCACATGGGCAGGAGTGGCAGTGAAGAGGAGGGTGTCCGTGAGtccatgtgtgcacatgcatgcgtGAGCACGTGTGAACCTGACCCTGAAGTATATTTGTTCACTGCAGGCTAAGGATAAGGATCGTTGGATCAGGCTCTTCTCCCAGTTCTGTAATAAAACGGCCAATGAGGAGGAGGAAATTGTCCACAAACTCCTGGGGGACAAATTCAAGGTTGGTCTCTCCACgtgaccctcccacccccccagtAGCCTGGGGATATCCATGGCTACCTAAGGGAAGCTCCACATTTTCTGCCTTCCCAGCCACAGGAAGAAGTTAGAGCCTGGGTCCAAAAATCTGTTCAGAGACTTGTATTCCTGCCGCTATTTAACTTCATGACCTAATGTGGACTTAAAATTGGGAAGTGGGGTGATGACAGAGGACAGAAGGGCTGGGTGCCCTGATGTGGGAAGGCAGGACCCCATGATAGGATAGCAGTGGGCGAATCAAGTGTAATGGAAAATGGAGGGCTGGGGGTTCCACAGGGTCAGGGAGCGGTGTGAAACAATTTTAGTTGCCAATGTACTGTGCCCTTGCTTCAAATCAAAGAGTTACGCATTCTTCCTGAGAATAGCAGACTTCTATGCAGGAGCTGCCTGAAGGTGGAGGTAGGTGTGTGAAAGGGCACTGGGGTGGGCCTTCCTGCACTGAATCtgggaaaaggagggggagggtcAAGCTGGtctggaggctggggcagggagccTGGAGGGTGGTGGTGAGGACAGACATTCTAAGCCAGGCTGCCTCCGCCCTGCTGGTACAAGGGCTAGAAAATAGGGAGGAATTTGGGGTTCGCTACCCTGGGTTGGAACAGGCCAGCAGACTGCCAAGTCTCTTGGAGATAAGGATTCTGTGGCTTTCCTTTGCCCCCAGGGAAAGCTCAGTCTACAGAGCTCGCCCTTTTCCTTCCCTTACGTGGTCTTCTGGGCCCTGCCTGGGTGCTAATGGGAAATCCCCAGGGATGCAAgtctctccctgcttcccctAAACCAGGGCCAGCTGGAGCTTCTGCGGAGACTCTTCACAGAGGCCCTTTATGAGGAAGCACTCAGCCAGGTGAGTGTGGGGAAGGTGGGACCAATGGCCTCCCTGTCACTCCAGCTCTCCAGGAGCAACCAGGTCAGCGTCTCCTACTGGGACAGCTAAGCCAGAGCAGACCTGGTCTTCTGGAGTTGGGATGGGACTGACTCACAGCAAACTTCCTCAACAGGAAGAAAAGCTAGTGGCTGTAACCTGAGtgctcttctccctttctccccacagTGGTTCACTCCGGATGGATTCCGGTCTCTCTTTGCTCTTGTTGGGACCAATGGCCAGGGAATTGGGACCAGGTTAGGAGAGAATGTTCCAGAGCTGCTGGACTTGTCcctcagggctggggtgggagatTGACTGAGAAAGGTAGCCACATCTCTTTTCAAGACTAGGGTGGGGCAGGGTGTGACTCTGGCCAGAATGCTGGACCAAACTCAGTGATGGGGGTCAGAAAGACTGAGTCTTGGGATCACTTGGTCTGTTGGGGAAggacacacccacccacccccacccttcccccggAGAAAGAAATGGACTTAACTTGCTTGGAGTCGGGGAGCCCTGTGAGCTGGGCGGCCTCCTCTCCAACCATGGCTGCCTGGGACCCCCAGCTCCCTGAGCCAGTGGGTCCATGCCTGTGACGCTCTGGAGCTGAAGCCTCAGGACCGTGAGGAGCTGGACGCCTTCATTGACCAGCTGTACAAGGACATCGAGGCAGGTTGGTGAGATGGAGCCTTGGCCTCACCCAACTTGGGAGGCATCCATCAGTTAGTGGACACAGTCTTCCCCCAGGGAGCTCTGAGTTCATGGTTGGGGAAGGTAATCCCTGTGTGCCTATGGGAAGCTTCAGATCTGTCTACAGGACATACACGCGAAATGGCTCCACGATCCGTGCGGAGGCttgatgctgggggtgggggagggctggacAGTAAGGTGGTACCATTTATAGGTACCACAGGTACCTGAGTACCCCTCAGGTACTCTGAGGCTTGCGCCTCAGAGAAGCAATTTCAGGTAAAATAGTAGTGATTGGGTGGCAAGACAGTGGAGCCAGTGCCTGTCCTTATAAGCCTAGTTTCcttttcccatctataaagtgGATGCAATAACATCTGCATATTACTGTCTTACAGCAACTGGTGAGTTTCTTAACTGTGAAGGATCTGGCCTCTTTGTGCTGCAGAGCTGCTGTGAGTCCCGGCATTGAGAGGGGTAGCCTCACAGCTGCAGTTCATCTCTCTTGGCCCCTTCTGGGCTGGTAGAGTTGAGTCTGGGAGTGGGGTTAGGGCTGAGCTTCCTTGGGGATTTCCCCTCAGCCTTCTCCttctattattgttttcattcatttattggacTCTTGTGCCTTGATATAAAACCTTCCTGTGGGCTAGGCCCAGTGCTAAGGCAGGGCACAGAGCGCTGATTCTTGCAAAGGGAAGCCTGAGTTTTGCCCCACCACTGCCCTGTGAGCTTTGGTAGGAGAGTGTTGTGATAGCCCGGGAGGAGCTCAGGCTGGAAGGCAGTCTCATTAGCACCTGATGGAGGGGGCAGAGCCAGCTCAGACTGTTGTCTTTTCCAGATCCCAGCCTCCCACCCTCTGCTCTCCTCACTGCAAAACCTTCCTCCCAGGCTCCGGGGACACTACTCCCAAACTAGGCTTTCAGAGGGCCTGGCTCAGCTGTTACCAGACATCCAATAACAGACAGGACTGAGTTAAGTGGCCTGGCACGGGCATCCTTTTCACAGCCCTGTCCCTCCCTTTGTGAGACACTGGGAACACGTCTGAGGATCAAGTTGACCAGTGAGGAGAGAAGGGGCAGTcatggcaggaggggaggggagtgatgCGGGAGTGCATTAGTGCCTGTGCTCTtgaggaaagagcactggactgggaTATAGGAAACTGGGGTCCCAGGACCTGCCTAGCCCTAGCAGGGATCAGAGAACAAGGAAAGATGGGACCCAGTGCTCTGCACAGTTAaggctgttatttttattagtcaACAATCCTCATTACCTGCCTCTCATGACCCAGGCAACCACAGCTGTGTCCCCAATGCAGAGACCTCCTTCCCAGAAAACAACTTCCTTTTGCATGTCACCGCCCTGGAGGATATTAAGCCAGGAGAGGTGAGGGGGCCAGTAGCTGTCGGGGTGGGTGGGCAATGGGCCTTGCAAGTTCTGTCCAGGAACTGGGAGCAGCAGTGGCTACAGTCCCAAGTTCAGGCTGTTGGATTGAATCCCCACATGCTCCAGGACATGAGTCTTCCCATGAGTATACTCTAACTCCACCCCACTTCAAAAAATAACTCGAGAAAGCCTCAGAGCAGTGTTTCAGAGACAGCTGTGTGCCTAAGTTCTTGTCCCCAGCTATCTTCTGACCAAGGAATCTGCAGCATCTAAGGAAGCAGGACATGGCCCTCTGTGGCTTGGACTGTGGGGTACTAGTGTGGGTGGGGGGTCCTGGCTCTTAGAGCTGTGCACGGATCCTGGCTGAAACTTCTTTCAGGGCAAGTAGCTTCACACCAAGATAACCTCTGCCCCAGCCACAGACCTTGGCCATGGCCCAAGGCCAACCATAGCCCCCTGTCTCAGACACAGATTGTGAAAGCCTCATAGTGGCCTCTGCTGTTGGCACAGGGGAATGGATCAGGGTGGCCTGCTCCTTCGCTGAAGGGCAGCTCCGGCTCCTGGGGATGGGGCAATGGTTGGACATAGGGCAGAGGTTGGGGAGGCCCTAATCCCATCTGTTAGAAAGCACAGACTGTCAGAGCCCACCTCTCTTCTGCCCGTTAGGAAATCTGCATCAGCTACTTAGACTGCTGTCAGCGGGAGCGCAGCCGCCACAGCCGCCACAAGATCCTCAGGTGCCAGCTGGAGGTGTGGTGGGCAGCCGGGGTCTGGGCTTCTCCGTGCTGGTGGCTGCCTGACTTTGTACCCTCACCATCATCCCCCCCAACCCTCTGCAGGGAGAACTATCTGTTCGTCTGTTCCTGCCCCAAATGTCTGGCAGAGGCTGATGAACCCAACATGACCTCTGAGGAGGAGGACGATgaagaggatgaggaaggagaGCCGGAAGATGCTGAGCTGGGGGATGAGATGACTGATGTGTGATGTCATCCTGCCTGGAAGTGGTCCTACCCCAGACCCTGCCAGAAGAGGGGGCCTTCCCCCAGAGCAGAGGCTTGGAAGGAACTCCCACTCCTGTTGCCTGCTTTCCCCCCATGCCAGCTCTGTTTCTTCCAGAGGGTAAGACAGGCTGGACCCTAGGCCCTCCACCTCCTGCCAGACCTCATGCCCAGGACACTGCTGCTGAGCGGCTCAGGCTCTGCGCTGTCACTGAGCCTCTCAGAATGGGCCTCCCCCTGAGGTACGGGTGTAAGTGGCTGGAACCAAGGTCAGGGCCTAACAGTGTTTCTTCCCCTTGGCCCCATGGCCCCACTTACTCATCCACCTGAGGCTTCACCCTTCTCAACTCACTgttggggtgggggcggggggttgggTCATAAAGTGGCAACCTGAGAACAGCCTGACCCCATTGAAGAAGAGAGGGGGTTAGACACCCTTACCCTCTTCCCCCCTAGCACAgctgggagaggcaagagggaggaacTGGGCCTCCGGAGCACCTTCCCTAAGGCTTTCTGCGGGGGACGCCGAGCCAGCAGGATTGCCTCCCTCTGCTTGCCTCCCCACACCCACCGTTTCAACATCTGGGTAGTAGAGAGAATCTCCCCAGACCCCGGAAGCTGTCCTTATGCCTTGCCTCTCAGGCCCTGGCACAGTGGCTGGCCTCACAGGGTGTGGAAGAGGTCTCTGCCTCCCTTGGGAGGGACATCTTgaccccttcctcccaccctcctcccactgAGGACTCTAGCAGCATGGATGAGCTGTGGGGGATGAAAGGCCTGTGCTCCTTAATTTAGGATGTCCTAGAATCTTCTAGAGCATGGGTCAGTGAGGGGCTCTCCTAGTCTCAATCTCCGCCTTTAGGATCATTTAGGAACACTGAAGTCTTCCAGAAACCTAGGAGAGCTAGGCTAGATACTCAGATTAGCCCTGACTgtgtccctctcctccccagattAGCACTACCCCTTACTCTTGGGTTGGAAGCTGTGGAAATTATAACCCATCACCTGCAATTCCTTTCTGCCTACCTTTCCTGAGGGGCCTGCCACAAGCCCCTGCTGAGGGATCCTAGGGAGGGCAGGTGCCGCCCCACAGGCCCTTTCCTGCATCATGAGCCAGGTGGAATCTGCCTGTCTGGCCTATTGGGTTCTTAATCCTTCACGGCAGCcagcaccccctcctccccacctgcccactGTTCTCAATAAAATATGAGTGGTGACAGGCCTTTGCAGGAATGCTTTGTGGAGAATGGCTTGACAAGCTGCTCCAGGAAGGCAGTAGTCACATGGGTCGTGCAGAAGTGCATAGGATAGAGCAGGTGACGGCAGGAGATGGGAGCTCCAGCTCCCCAGTTTGGGTTCATCCCCGGTCTTGCCTATACTCTGCTGTGCAAATGTTTCCAAAGTCCAAGAGCAGGGCTCCTCTGAGGTCCAACGTGGATCCTCAGTACCAGGCTACAAGATGAGGCTTTTGCTCAGGGACTGAACTACAGCTTCCCAAGTGTTTGAGCAGGAGGCTGTTGTGATCCAAGATTAGCAATCTGAGCACTGGTCCTAaaggaccttgggcaagtcatgtatcctctctgggcctcaatttcctccctTCAGAACAAGAGCATGGGACCAGATAAGTGTTTGaaggcccctcccacccctgtgtGCTTTTACTCTAGGACACAGTTAACAACCCTGATGAGaggctttattgctaaaaagtcAGTGAGGGTTTATTATGTAGTCCTCAAACACCAGCTCCTTATACCATTCCAGCAACTGCTGTGAAAGACCCTGGGTGGGGAGGCTGAAGCCAGGTGGGATGTGACAGGTCTCAGATGACTTTCAGACTACCTGCTGTTGGCCCCTTTAGTTCCAGACCCTAGCCCATAAGACCTGGGGCCTGGCTCTTGCCTCTTCCCATAGCATGAGACACCTTAGGAGCCCAGGGGAGGGAAGGCCAGTGGTGTGGCTTCCTTTAACTTAGCCAAGGCCCAAGCCCTTTTCCTCTACCTGGCTCCCCCAGTCCCCAAATGCTATCCCCAAATCCCAAACAGCAGAATTCCTGGATTTTCCCCTTCCCAGCCCAGAGTTGCTTATGGCTGGAATGTGGGACCAACTCTTCTACCAGAAGGTCCAGGGCGGTTGCAGCAGCTCAAAGGTGGGGATGCTGGTGACATTGACTGGGATGGAAATGATGGCCCATGGCAGCCCATGCTGTTCCAGGGAGCGGCGGATCATGTAGCTGGGAGAGCATGAACAGAGGTGGTGATGGTCACTTTCCTGGCACCCCATCCTGCCCCACTATCCCCATCACTCTGGGAGTTCCAGAGCCTGAGGACTTTTTTGGCCCTCCAACCAGGGCATCCCAAGATGAGGCTTATGGGTAGGGACTGGTGATTGCCCTTGACCTCCCCGAGTCATGGCACCCAGCTTGGTGCCGATACAGCCAGAGACAAAGAGCCCTCACCCATCTCGGCCAAGCAGGAAGAGGGCGGGGATGTCAGCTGTGCGCTGCGTACTGTCTTGGATCATCTCCACGTAGAAGCTGTCATTGTCAACTGCGTTGTCAGAGATGATCACTGCCCGCCCACCGTGCTCCTGCACCACCCGGGTcttggagaggaaggagcagCCCCTGGAAGAGGTGGTGAAGAGACCAAAGGAAAGGCGGGGTCCTAGCTATCTGTTCCCCAGACCACCACCCTGGGAAGATGAAAGGAGGGCCCTGGAGGCTTTTTTATAAAGGCTCACAAGTAAATGGCCAAAGGCTTGGATAATCTTAAGATGTTTCTTAAAGACccttaaaaagaattatttaaaagcaGCTATTTCAAAGCATCACCACCAACATTGATCTCAGAATCTATCCTATGCCTGCCTTCCCCTTGTGCCCATGCCTGTCCGCTCCTTACCCCCTCTCCACCAGAGCGATCTGGTCCTGGATGAAGAAACCGTTGCTGAGTTCCCCGCAGGCCTCTGAAGGTTCAGCAGGGACAAGGTGAATCTGCTCATACCTTGTGTGCTGAAAGACATTTAGACAGGTGAGGGTGTGGGGAGACACACCTGCTTTAGGACTGGGCTGACCATCCTATCTTACCAGCTTCTCACAAAGTGTGAGGGAAATGAGGAACGATTTCTGTGTACAGGACACTTGAGCATttttacttaattctcacaaagGTCTGTCTAGTCCTATCCCACCCTGCCTTTCCCAGACATAGGTAGGGAAGTTGGTACgaacccagagaggggaagtaactTGCCTTGAGTCATGTAGTTCAGAGGTGGAGCTAGCAGAGCCCTTGGTTTTTCACTACTTCGTGTCCCTAAGAAGACAGCTTTTCCCTCTGTGGTGCCCAGGTCTGTATTATACCCAGAGGAATAGCTGGAAGCCCTTCCTGGCTCTGTAGCCCCTGGAAGACAGAGCTGGATTCTGCCCCCTTCTCTGTCCCAGCACTCAGGTATGGGTTGAAGCGATGAGGGTCACCTCAACTTAGTGCGGGGAATGTGGAGACAGGATCAGAGATGAGGGGGCCTCCCTGAACTTACAAAGATACCACCAAAGTCCTTGGCAGGCGTGGCTGTGAAGATGTATCGAATGTCCCCAGGACTCAGCACTTGAAAGTACAAATAATCATGGATGCGTAAGCCTGAAAGGTAAAATGTAGAGGTGAGAAGGCTCCAGGGAAAAAAGCTGGTTCAGGTTCAGATCATGGACCCCATGCCTTCAACGGGGCTGGTTAAGGTCTGGGCCCAGAGACCCAGCTTCAGCCACTTGGGTCCTCTAGGTGGGTAGGATGGATGGTCTCTGCCCTGGAGAGGATAGAGTTGATGCAGACAGTTAGTAACCCCCGAGGTttacagctgctgctgctgctgcttacACAGGTGGGCCAGGAAGACTGAGAGCTCCAGTGTTAACCTCTCTGAGGGTTAATTCATTCATCTTTGCGCTGAAACAGACTTGGGAATTTCAAGATGGAGATGTGATGTGGTAGCCTGCGTAGAAAGCAACGCTCACCTAAACTTAAAAGTTGACTCTGGTTCCACTGCCATCCTCCTAGTCCAGCCACTATCATTTCTTGTCCTGGCTGTTGCAGCTTTTTAACTGGTCTAAGCCTCCATTTTTGCTCCCTACGGTCCATTCCCCCAATAACTGCCAGGGATTTTCTTAAAACATCTTAAAGCAAATAGGATCATGTCACCACTTCAATACCCTTCAACGACTTCCCTCTGCACTTAAATCTAAACTTAACTCTGCTCTGCAAGGCCCTGCTTGATCTGGCTCTCCAACTTCATCTCTTCCTATGTTCAAGCTACACTGCCCTCCTTTCAGTTTCTTCACGTCTCCAAGGCTTCTTGCAAGTTCCCTCACCCTACCCCCACCTCTACCCCTTTATATGGCTCACTTCTATTCATCCACCAGGTCATaacttaaatgtcactttctcagagaaACCTGCCTTGTGACTGTCCTCCCCTTATACCCATTCAAAATGTACTTTTTCTCCAATGACACTAACATCATTTGTAATTATTcagtatttgtaattttttgtttattgtctatctcctgCACTAGGACAAGGACCTAAGTTTGTAACTTCATTCAATACTGTATCCACATTATCTAACATAGTGGCTAGGATACAGTTGGTGCTCAAAaaggttgttgaatgaatgaacgactATTTCCAGCTCCACTGTGTTGAGGAAGGGAATTGCCAGAATAACCAGATATTTCTGGGGTATGGATCTCTT
The sequence above is a segment of the Physeter macrocephalus isolate SW-GA chromosome 12, ASM283717v5, whole genome shotgun sequence genome. Coding sequences within it:
- the SMYD5 gene encoding protein-lysine N-trimethyltransferase SMYD5 isoform X2, with product MAASMCDVFSSCVGVAGRARVAVEVRFVSSAKGKGLFATQLIQKGETIFIERPLVAAQFLWNALYRYRACDHCLRALEKAEENAQRLTGKPGQVLPHPELCTVRKDLHQNCPHCQVTYCSTECLLAAAEQYHQVLCPGPSQDDPLHPLNKLQEAWRSVHYPPETASIMLMARMVATVKQAKDKDRWIRLFSQFCNKTANEEEEIVHKLLGDKFKGQLELLRRLFTEALYEEALSQWFTPDGFRSLFALVGTNGQGIGTSSLSQWVHACDALELKPQDREELDAFIDQLYKDIEAATGEFLNCEGSGLFVLQSCCNHSCVPNAETSFPENNFLLHVTALEDIKPGEEICISYLDCCQRERSRHSRHKILRENYLFVCSCPKCLAEADEPNMTSEEEDDEEDEEGEPEDAELGDEMTDV
- the SMYD5 gene encoding protein-lysine N-trimethyltransferase SMYD5 isoform X1; this encodes MVSQFIAASLQSYSPLLSLHPYLSGLSLFYFFPLTSSLQPLSLPNCPVLAFYQNPSSGRMSWLPSPCLQLICCCRRITYPDLVTRWLILGFLPLHSSTCDHCLRALEKAEENAQRLTGKPGQVLPHPELCTVRKDLHQNCPHCQVTYCSTECLLAAAEQYHQVLCPGPSQDDPLHPLNKLQEAWRSVHYPPETASIMLMARMVATVKQAKDKDRWIRLFSQFCNKTANEEEEIVHKLLGDKFKGQLELLRRLFTEALYEEALSQWFTPDGFRSLFALVGTNGQGIGTSSLSQWVHACDALELKPQDREELDAFIDQLYKDIEAATGEFLNCEGSGLFVLQSCCNHSCVPNAETSFPENNFLLHVTALEDIKPGEEICISYLDCCQRERSRHSRHKILRENYLFVCSCPKCLAEADEPNMTSEEEDDEEDEEGEPEDAELGDEMTDV
- the PRADC1 gene encoding protease-associated domain-containing protein 1, coding for MVPGAAGWCCLVLWLPACVAAHGLRIHDYLYFQVLSPGDIRYIFTATPAKDFGGIFHTRYEQIHLVPAEPSEACGELSNGFFIQDQIALVERGGCSFLSKTRVVQEHGGRAVIISDNAVDNDSFYVEMIQDSTQRTADIPALFLLGRDGYMIRRSLEQHGLPWAIISIPVNVTSIPTFELLQPPWTFW
- the SMYD5 gene encoding protein-lysine N-trimethyltransferase SMYD5 isoform X3 translates to MAASMCDVFSSCVGVAGRARVAVEVRFVSSAKVTYCSTECLLAAAEQYHQVLCPGPSQDDPLHPLNKLQEAWRSVHYPPETASIMLMARMVATVKQAKDKDRWIRLFSQFCNKTANEEEEIVHKLLGDKFKGQLELLRRLFTEALYEEALSQWFTPDGFRSLFALVGTNGQGIGTSSLSQWVHACDALELKPQDREELDAFIDQLYKDIEAATGEFLNCEGSGLFVLQSCCNHSCVPNAETSFPENNFLLHVTALEDIKPGEEICISYLDCCQRERSRHSRHKILRENYLFVCSCPKCLAEADEPNMTSEEEDDEEDEEGEPEDAELGDEMTDV